The Biomphalaria glabrata chromosome 1, xgBioGlab47.1, whole genome shotgun sequence sequence ACGCTCTAGGTTTTTCTAGAGATCGCTGGTACCTTATTTTTAACGATTTGATAGTAAAATGTATAGGTCTAccacaaataaattaaaaatgttcagcaacaagaTTACAGAGAGAGTTAatgtaaacacaaactcaggGGCGGTTTCGAACTTGAAGGGTCTACCCATGGGTAATCTGCTTGGTAAACAATGCAAGTAACAATGAGGTCTCAATATTTTcaggacaaaatatcaaaaatcTATAAAGTACAATCTATTAACAACCATAATCCTACCTccttcaatacaaaataaacgCGTGCGGGACGAAAAGGTGTCCGACGTGATTGGCTGgctaataataaaactaataataaaccGAATAGTATGCATGATCAATCATACTCAGTACACGAGGTCCTGATGTACCTGTCTGAATACGCCAGCGGGATAATCGCATGACTCTCTACTTGTAGACAACGAGATTTATGGTAACATTGAAGTCCTAGTGAGTCTGTTCTGCTTTCGGATTCGATTAAAtaatcatctagattctagatgatgGGAGGAGGGTGCTCCTCGGACAGGGGGCATTGCTATCTTTCATCCCTAGCCTCTGGaagaaatcttatcttattttatataatacagacgttacttcaaaaaagtagatgattacgtcctacgcgtcatgcatctaatcatgcatattaaccaatgatcttaattctgccaagtcactggttttcctggctagctctaatagcacttatATCAAACATTTCAGGGTCCCTTAGCACTATATCAGTTAGTCATAATGGGTTTAAAAATAATCCGGTTTGTACAATTTACAATTCACAACATTTTAACTAAACAATTACAATGAACTACTCATTTTAGGCCTCCTTTTTTCATGGTAGATATAAATTCAAGCTGACTTTCAACCCATATTTGATCTGCCATTTTTTGCTctgtagacgccaggagaatctattaactctttctctccgtaattatttaccacattctagtggaatcaacgttggtatcgtcagttaggagagaaagagttaatgtagcTCAGAAAACATTTGGCACCTGGCTTTGTCCAGCCTCGCTCTATGGGAGTTTGCAgttctgtgaggtcagttgttattatccccttggttgatataacaatgggatATATTGTCGTTTTAGATTCTTTATATTCTTCATTCCTCGAGGTACAGTGGAGGAAGCAGGAAGAAAGGGTCGTCTAAAGAAAAGCTGGTTGAGTGGCTGAATGACATACAAGAATGGACtgacctctctcttgatatcctgctaagaactgctcctgaccgggaaaagtggagggatttggttacgtgaactgtcacagcaccactatGACTTTGTCAAGGAGTCCAGACTGATTGCacgtacataaaacatattaagTGAATGgaatgtgaattaaaaaaaaataatatacaataatGATTCTTATGGTAAAAAATGCTGAAATGCTATAATGTATATTTCGTTGCACCGATAGCTCCTAAGTAGGGCGTTACAACACCCGTgtaagcaacaaaaaaaagtgatgtACTAAAAGTATACTGGGCAGAGACTCTCACTAACAAAGCTAATGTAAGACATACCAGATAAAAACTTTCTAGATGCATCCAAAAACTAACAATGTAAATAAGGTCAGGTTTGTAAACTCTATCTGTCAACCGACATGTATATTGGTATcagataattaaataataatggtAAGTTATAATAGTTATAGTAACTGAAACAAGTTTCATAATAAGATTCACGTTTCCTGTCAGGGCAATATTGCTACAAACCTGCCACataagtccagtagggaatcggcgccgaaagcgccattatcccgttgatcgttgaaaaggcttttatccaacgaaCAGGCCTGGACCCGGAGCTCTTCACCCAGAGAAACCCCTCTTCACCCACCAGTAACGGCCATGGACCGAGTAAGACGACCGTACCGCGTACGCAGCGCACCGCGCCTCGATCCTGggcccactcgctataagtggccaAGGGCAGTGCTAACCACGGGGAGTTtgcctcatattcctatactttAACCGCCAGGTTCCGTgcagggaccgccactccaACTAACGGGACACTGAAATCGGCTCCCTTTGTGGAACGGTGTGGCGGACattttggactgggttgcttGCTTTCGTTCCATCCCCACCCTGAgagagattaaaaaacaaaacaacaaaaagctcAACCAGGGTATCCTGCCGGGGCCTTGTTCACTTCCCGCGCTAAGCCTACCTAGTGccactactagacgtttccacggaggtgCCATGATGAGGTCACAGGGGCTGAATCATCCgtgccacatcatcagaaaattcAGCTAGCCACAGCtataatagctttttttttgttgactccatTGTCGAGTACGggcggatctggcctaatctctGAGTAGCCATATAGATATATACCCTTTCAGAGCTGACTTGGGCCTATGTGTGTGTCAAAAGACAGagttgagtcaaagaaaactcAAAGATTGCTTAGATTAGCCTTAGAACATGGACAATTCGTGAAGAATAGTGAAGCTGTAGGCCTACTCTCTAATTATTAGTTTCGAGAGCCAATTAACCACTTGTACGTCTTTCATCATTCATCTTGAAACATCAATAAACGACATAAAActtatattaattttgttatacTCCTAAAGAAGTCGAATTTGTGTGAATCTAAAACGGACCCTCAACGCAGGTCtaaaaatgagtatttttttaaatgctatgaGGTACCCTGTAAGAGCCTAACGTTTTCAGCACAAAGTAGATCCGAAATGGACTCAGAGATAGCATTGTCCTGTCCATTGTGCATTATATAATTGGGTTGGTCGGTTGGTTCAAAATCCCAGAATTTCTCTGCTACGAAGTCATTcccaaatgaaaattattattatttaggcCCCTAAGCAGGTTAACGtacatttaacaaaatataaactgaAATAAATAGGTAAAGaagaggaaaaataaaaacagcataaatatataaagcaaaataTGCTGATATCCTCTACCGCCGCAGTAAAATTACTGATTTCCTTCTCGCCATTCTGATGAGTTTGGCAAAAATCATCCAGGAACTTTGATCATTCATGAAGCATTATATAAAATTCAAGgtgacatattatatatatacccGTATCAGAAAATATATTCTAAGGATCTACCTatatttaaaacttgttctCATTTGTAAGACTTTTTCCTCCTTTTTGTTCTCCCATGGGTTTGCAGATGTCTGGTAACTCTAGGTTTGATAATTGCAATCCATTATTGTAAAAGAAATTTCCTTGaagataataatttattaatgtcggtttcaaatttaaaaattacaacAAAAGACAAAAGTGCGAAAGGATATTTAGATATTTTCAATTTCCGTGCACTACGTAACTTAATTTTTGGGGAATTTCCGATGGCATTAACTAAATAATTCAAAGTCAGCAAAATATCgatttcgttttgttttttttcaataattaatttgcaTTGacaagtttagatctagatgtgacaGTATGAGTGTAGtcttcttatttttaatttgtgaaATAGTACTAAAAATTGACTTTTTGTCAAAGACtaattgatagatctagaataacgatctagattctagtctagtgACTATAGAGTGACTAGAGCCTAGACTAGTAgcctagtagagtctagacttagactagagTAATCTATTCTTAGTGACTTAGTTATTCTAGACCTACTCCTAGTCCTAGTCTAGCTAGACGACTAGTGGAGTGCTCATAGTGAGTCATAGTAATACTACTCATAGCTCATTCATACTGTCATAGTTTTTATTCTATCAAATGTATCATCCATCCATTtcagtggcactacagcccataaTGGATGATCAtgatggagggctctggcctgcttcaacacatccttccatttcCATTCATATGATGATTCAGATCTCGCCTGGGCCTTACTTTCTCCAAGCCCTAACCCTGATCTGTTCCAGATCTGCCTCAGCCtcctcttagtcttagtcactTAGTGCCTCTTACTATtcttagataaaaaaaagtctaatacTTATCTATTTTATATACTGTACTGATATACTATACTTATAaactatattaactatattatataaatatatattatgacATGTATCTAGATAACTATAAtatagtctatagactatataataaatttagatctatatgttaataaataaaaatacaaaactctataaagaaaataaagtctGAATCTAAATATTGATtaaattttgaatttattttccaGAACACTACTTTCCATGGCCAGTAACACTGAAACTACTGATTGTAAAAGtattacaaaaaagaaaatatttttatttaagagtccaaaagaaaatgaagtcgACAAATATACAGAGGTAAtcttatctaattattattaatctcTTGTCTTTTGACTAATTACACCCTCTTTTGTGAACTGCATGATGGGCTCAAATCTATGCCTAGGTTAAAAAGGCACTTCTAAGTCATCCTATTTCCttacattaaatcattaagGGTAAACcataatatactatatatatgcATCATTCTTCTTTAAGCCATGTACAGGTTCTGTGTCCAAACACTCTTAAAAGAGTCATGCAAGCACATATAatatagaattttttaaatctttcaaaacgGTACATTAGGTCATAGGAAAAAAGGAAGCAGCAATATTGGGGTTCACCTGTCAGACACACAAATTTTTAATGTGGACAGTTCCCCTATCTTTGCAATATGTATCTACAAAGATCCTAATGAACCATGCATGttcaattgttgtttttatttcttgatgagggaattttgtttaaaattgcaAAACTGATGAAGTATCTTGGACTATGATCTAAAATTGTACAAGCTAATATATGAATATATGTTGCATAAATACATTGCTAAATTACAGgtgttttttaattgatttcctagtatttttttttatattataggcCCTAGATATAATTAGAAGCCATTACTTTAAAAGTTAGACTATATttctaataatatatatttttacagtTGACCCTTGATATTCCAGAACTTTTTAATCTGTCAGACTCATTAATCCAACATGACTTTGTGACAATGTACATTCTTCAACTGCACAAGTCAGTTTTGACTTTGAATTTTCTTGATTGTCTTTCTTTGGTTACTATTAGACAGTTTACCTgctgtattttttatttgtgagtttttgattttttgtttcatcttgTATGATGGCTAATACAGTTAACAAAAGTAAGCCTGAAACATTATCTCTTTCTGAAAAATTACTAAGTAGTATGATCATGGTGAAACTCCCTCTGCCATTTCTTTGATTTAATCATTGTGCGACCTATAGACATATTGTGATTTAATCATTGTGCGACCTAAAGACATATTGaaaaatagtgagaaaaaataaaattttctgaAATTCATTAAAGACCATACTGAGAGAAAAACACTTGAATCCAGCATATATTCCCAAGTTCGGGAagttttttgcattttttagattgaaaattttttgtttttcctctgttgtttatttataactttgtaactttaagaaaatatattattactgtacatgaaaaatataattttcttgaCATATACTACTAAATATACTGAATTTTTTGAAGTATAGCTAACCTGACATTTTCTATAATCTGACACTACTCTAGTCCTGTAACCTTTGGGCTATCAAGGTCAACTGTATTTTTAAGTCAAGCATTATAAAATCATTTGTGTTTAAACTATAAAAATACATCTATCATTCTTTCCTACAGAGTTTAGAAAGTCATGGAATGTCTTGTATACCTTTACCAGTTCTATCTTTCTGCTTCGTAAATCAGCAGCTTCTGAAAAGTTATTTGTCAGCCATTCAATTATTTTCTGCAATAATATTTACAAGTGTACGAGCTGTGGAGTCTGTAGCTAATGTTATGAAAGGTAATTGTCTAACTACTAAGTTGAGGGATACAATTATAcagactgcaggcacgacatggcctagattgtgcctaaaatcaaatcaaatcaacaaTTATACAAATATGTTGAGCTTCAAAAGCAGTACATTATAACCAAAAATTTAAGTAGTAGATCACATGAAACAATGCCACTGACATTagagtataataataataataatagctccTCCTTTTGGTCAAAGAATAAGCACTAGAAATatgataaaaaatgtattttattattggataaaaacatttcaatcaATAGGAACAGATCTAACTGACCTATACAATTAATGCATATGTTTATTCAGTTCTTCTCTTGAGtatttctgtttctttattccatttaaaaacaattagaaaatatatttagtttttgtcttttttttttcagaactaGACGATGTTTATATGTTgactcaaataaaaacatatgtgGTTGGGAAAACAACAGCTGAAGCTGGTAAGCCTTAACAGCTGTCAGAATTTTTATGTTTCAATTATTATGGCTCCTTCTGTATTCAGAGGCAATATATGTGCCCAGATGAACAACTGTCCTGCAGCAGCACTAATATTTCCTATTAAGAGCACACTTCTAAGACATATAAAGAGATCATTGATTACTCATGAATGATGGTTCTTGTCTGGTGTGATCTAAATTAATGCTGGGCATTTGGCACAAACTCATTTGTAATCTCATATGAATGCAAAATTCTCTACATGGGACTGATGCTGTGaacttcatctgtttctgtgacaaATAGCATACATGTGTATCctgtggccagtacaacaaaATAGCTGACAAGTGTGTCATGTTACCAGTACATCAAGCATCAACACTGAAACCATTACCCACTTAAAGCAAGCCCAGATTAATGATTCACTTGCTGATCCTCCTTAGCTTAATTAAGTATTAACCGTCATATGTAACTTATCTAGTGGTTAGTCACTGATTAAACTCCACCCCTGCTGAAATATATATGCAGTTGGCAGTACAGAACTGAAATCTAAACTTACCTATCTGTAACAAAAATAGTGGGAACAAAATGAACTACCTCAAGAGTTCAAAGATGCCTCCATTATTCTTCTGTACATGAGTAATGGATTTAGATATGCAATAACCATCAAGGCATATCCCACCTATCAATCGCTGGCAAAATGATGGCTTGAGTACTTTTCAAGATTACACCTTCTGGAAGCTGGTCTACTTCCAGAAAAGTCGATGTGGCTTCAGGCAGGAGTTTCAGTAGACATGAATTTTGCAGTTCACCAACTACAGGAAAAATATAAAGATTACAAGGTTGCTCAATGGCATTCTATCCACTCAAGTAAAAAAGATTAAGATAGTAATAGTAAGACATTGTCTTGTCATCAGAAGATTgataaatataaagatatataatTCATTCTCAGTTTTAAGATAATGCATTTTTATCTTTTGAAACATGCAGCTAGAAAATGTAACTTCAACCCTGTTGGTGAAAACAGTGGCAACGCTGAAGCTCTGACACAGCTTATTTTACAAGAAGGTAAGAGCttatttgctgtttttttttccccatgcaTCCCTAAGTTTTATTTAGTCATTATTGAAACTCTAATTGTTAAGTTGCTAGctaactgaagaaaacagcacactacttttccttggcacagtctgcaaaagagctgattCAGCTctgcagcaaaaagctggctagaagaagttGCTagctaaaatttattttaatctcaatatctataatagtttttttttttttttcacatatatGTTTTGGACAAAGTAATTTTGTACGCATTAAGTGTtccaatttaaataataatctttgtttttccaaAGGAAAGTTGTTTTGGTTAATGTAATTAAGTAATAAATCATTTGTGTTATGTCTATAGTAAAACCTGGTGAACAAAAACCATTGCTTTATCCATGCTCGAATATACATCGTGATACACTCACAGAGGCCTTTACTACTCATGGTaagattataaataataattaaaaaagactatttaagatttttaattaagttatgcatattttttttataactttgttgtcatactttttgtttatttctttgccAGGCATTGCATTTACAGAAGTAATTTCCTATGAGACATGTCctaataaagatttaaaaaactctCTTTTAGCAGCTCTTCATGATACGGTTAGTTAGTATTTACATTTATCACATCTAACCTTGACTAATTATAGTGACTCCCAGTGGAACATAAGAACACTTTGCCATCTCAGGTTCTATTCTGGGCTATTCCTCTCAGCTGGATCCATGTCCCTTTCatgttatctgtttctatggtaatTGGTTAATGAGCACAGtgtcaaaatcccagtcttcacaggttcagaagccaatcgcttaaccactcagccactgtgcctttGCTTCTatagattatttattattatagaaatGACTACCATTTTTGGGTCTttgataacagtttttttttttataattattttttttaattaattttttttctacgtttttaaattattttttatttacacattttggAGACAATAGGGGATGGTAAGGAGTGGAGGACTGctctcaaaagaaaaaaaaaaccctttcCAGTTATGATAATTTTGTGCTGCATTtctatcattaaaaaaatgtgcatttaaAATTTATCTAATAAGATTTCCtattgaaaacaaatgttattacTCAAGTGCAGTGCTAAATAATGTTgtgcaaaaaaattaaagcaaattaattaaattataataattattgaaaCTGCAATTGAATGCAAGAAATAGTGATTTATAGGCAGTGGTTCTTCATCAATTTGTAGAAGTAtgctaaaaattattatttatttgcttTGCTTTTCTCTTACAGGGTTTACCTGACTATACTGTGTTTTTTAGTCCATCAGGATTCCAATATGTTCACACATTGTTGGACAGCAATGAGTTTCCCTTGAATGATACTAAGGTAATAGATGATTTACATAGGACATTGGTTTTCAAACCATATCTGATAGACTTTTATGCCAAGTGAttctattcaaaacaaaaatatttgcttGTAACTGTTTAGTGGCAAATTATGGATACATGCCTTTCAAtgcaaatataaacatttaattgcgctaaattatttttgaaaaaatgttgaatagtatacctcttttttttgttaatccTTTAGCAATTTATCAGTAATCAGAAGCTATCTACCCCATCCCATAAAGTAAGGATGTAGCTCTTCATCAATCActataaagattattttttttcactaaattcacagaaaaaaactaaaaaaattaattaaatttttttttttgtagtagaGAAAAATAGTCCTAGTGATAAGCATTATGTTTAAAGTCATGAATAGATCTAAAGAgctcaataaaatttaaatatcataTCAGATTTAGTTGCATTCCACTCTCCAGTTCGATTTTATCTAACATTATCAATATTAGATCTAGCATCCATTTCTTCTTCCCACTATAATTACAGTATCTTTCTCAAACGGCTGCAAATTACTTACCCCAAACATTGATATTCACACCAAAATCTTAATCAATTATAGCCTAAACATTAGCTATATTTGTTCCATTTCTGTAGGctagcaaaaaaacaaacaaaacacaattttcAATAAATCAAAAAATGCTATCCAACATGTTGCAGTTAACCAAATAAACATCTAAAAAAAGTTTCACTATTAATCTTTTTGGTCAGAGTTACTCAAGaagaataatatttatttaaaaactatgcTTATTtacgttaatttaaaaaacaactaatgctTGGATAtaattgcaaaataaaataaaattttaaagattaaTTCTATTTTCAATGAAGGTTTAAATTCCAAtgaatgtacttttttttaattatatatttcattaaatCAATATCATCCCTGTACTTTAAACATGTAGTTCAttagttttaactctttctctcctaatccaCTATACTATCCTTGATTTTACCCTATCATTGCAGTCAAATCTACATATTACTGTTTTCTTTCCTCCcaatgtttttaattgtttaaaatttattcttgaatagtttccctttgtaaaacatcaaaacaaattaaatctaagacaattataataataataatctttattatccatgaaattgtcttacaatttgtgcactaCACCAAACAAGACATAATtatagaaaactaaaatagacattcacaccagactcactcataatttacatgcaaaaagtttatatcagatagttaatatttaatgatttgattgccaggggaacaaaagagtatttgtgtctgtttgtctttgctatcggtgtcttgtatctcttttgtgatggtaaaatcacaaaatcctgacccaaagggggattttttatttctagaatctttttagctttttatgaatgtttgtctcaaacaactgcccaaatgtgtatgtgtgcttgttgttgttgttgttgtttttcagtCCTTCTGTAAAATCTTCTGCAGGCATAGTTTAGTTAGCTATTTCTGGAATTAAATCAATATTAAGTTAAtgatcacaaaaaaaatataatttagatatatcaagttatatatatatttatttgtaaacaaaattacttatatgat is a genomic window containing:
- the LOC106051878 gene encoding uroporphyrinogen-III synthase-like — protein: MASNTETTDCKSITKKKIFLFKSPKENEVDKYTESLESHGMSCIPLPVLSFCFVNQQLLKSYLSAIQLFSAIIFTSVRAVESVANVMKELDDVYMLTQIKTYVVGKTTAEAARKCNFNPVGENSGNAEALTQLILQEVKPGEQKPLLYPCSNIHRDTLTEAFTTHGIAFTEVISYETCPNKDLKNSLLAALHDTGLPDYTVFFSPSGFQYVHTLLDSNEFPLNDTKIIALGPATYKAICDLEFTPFGMAEKPDPESLLKLLL